The DNA region caCAGAGGAAGACACACCGGAGCTTAAAAACTGTGCAAAATGTTACAGATTAATCCAATGCCTCTAAACGTCTAGTTTACAACATTTtctacattcactgagcactttattaggaccacctgtacacctacttattcatgtgattatctaatcagccaatcgtgtggcagcagtgcaattaataaaatcatgcagatatgggtcaggagtttcagttaatgttcacatcatccatcagaatggggaaaatgtgtgaTCTcaagtgatttggacagtggcatgattgttggtgccatatgggctggtttgagtatttctgtaaatgtgatctccttggattttcacacacaacagtctctagagtttactcggaatggtgccaaaaataaaacaaacatccgGTAAGCAGCAGtgctgtggacagaaacaccttgttatGATAGAGGTTAAAGGAGAATGGCCAGGgtagcatttcccaaaagcatcccAAGCTTAAGTTGATCTTAGAGACCATTGGTAcaaatggtttctacgatctacttaggcttacgttGTTTTGGGGAAACGTGCCCAAAATTGTTAAGTCAATTTTTTTATTAAGTCAATTTTTCTGGAGAAAATGCAAATGGTACTTGCCAATGCAAAACAGGCCACTATGTgaaggtgttatgggtggttgttagggcttTTCTTTGCAGTTGCTAAAGTAAATCTTGGTGAAAGCTTACTGGCTCAAGTCACCACCAAAATGATAATACTGTTAAGATATTCAGATTCTTATATATGCGTTTCTTCGACTTCAGAGAATTTCATGGGACAGGGGTTGATGTTCATCAAAACAAATTCAGATTTCAACTCATTTAAACCTAATTGGAAACTAGCTGTAATCAtgccataatttattttttattattttcaaattccTTTTATGTATAGATGTTACCGTTTCAGTCTTTTTTCCAGACTTAATATTAAACAAGGAAaacccattataaaaatacaaataactacatttacaaatatgatgatataaacatagaataaaaaaacaaaaccatttcaatatttattgtgtgaaaataatctCTATTCATTTAGACTGTCCTACACTTTTGGCGTCATTTCCacaacaccaaacaattttgcccctaataaagttttcaaatgttagtgtacttgttaaagtcaacaaaagtgtcaatgaagagcatgcttgagttGAAATATGAAGTTATGTTTGACGAAAAATGTATGGTAAATTTCACTTGAGAGCAGAATATGTTTTATTGGATGTCATGTCCAATTAAGAtgtaaaaaagtgtgaaaatattaatttgaatatatCGGATACATTAAAACATGATTAACTGCTTAAATTTTAAGGCATCGTTCATAACCATAGCACGAACCAATTATACACAAATTTCAATAAGAGTAGGGGTTTGTTCAAAGTTCTAatcccaagtatgagcaatagtaatagtgatgcttgccttagcactTAGAGTTGTCAAGGTCCTTAAAAGGGCAAAGTGCATCTATACACATCTTACAATAGACCACTTAAACATATGCATATTATGTCAAGCAtgttacctgtggagcccctggTGTGTCCAGCACCAGGTCAGGTAGGTCTTTGAGCAGTTTGTGGAAGGAGGCCTCCACGTCAGTGGTCACGAGTACACGACCACAGAGTTCACTGAGCAGTTGTGACGTCAGCTCTCTGTGGCTGGCTTTCGCCTCAAGAGCTAGCGACACAGCTAGCATAGGCACATCACCACGCATATCACCCAGGTTTATCTCGGCAAGCAATTCCTGTGGAAACAGAGTAAACGTCCTTTATATCTGATTATATATATCAAATGTCAAAAGCTGAACCCTCATGATAAAGCAACACAAACAGTCATAAAAAAACGAACTCACCGCCACTTCATTGGCATCACCATGCTCAAAGTACTCTTGAACGATAGGAGTGACCGTCTTCTCGAAGGTTTCTTCGTCCAGTGGTAGGACAACAGTCTCATACACGCAGTTTTCCTGAAGAATGCAATGGGTTGTTAGTTGAGttcatttttaaagaatttcAATCTTCTATTGGTCATGCATCTTCTGGTTATACAAATTCACAGGTCAAAGTTTGCCTTTTCTATCACCATAAAAAATCATTTCTATCaccataaaaaaaattctatcacCATAAGTTTGCCTTTTCAATCTAATGCATATGAAATGAAAGTGGATGGAATGCAAAATGTAGTTACCACGATTTAGcacatttttgttattgtttaaataatttccACAGATTCTGTCAAAATAGCAGCTCAGAAATGCAGTAGAAGTCTacagattccatctgggcctTCGTATAAACAAGCATTGCCAGTCAGAATGCAGTAGCATCCTTACCTGTTCCGCATCGTAATTGGGATCTTTGAAATCGACTTTGTCTTCGTCGTAAACCACCCCAGGGGTACCCCACACACCTTTACCGCCCGCTCCACCTATGGTAAaggaacaaaaataaagatttgagaaaaaacaatacataaatacattcaaattccttttcaaaacaaataaaatgcataagGAGAACTTTAAAGTGACATCAAGAACAAAAAATTTACAACTCTTTCAGTGCCTCCTACTAAAGTGAAAGTACATACTGTTCCTGCCATTGTTATGTAAACCACATAGGGTTTACCCTCTGAAATAATTCCACAAAACAAAGCTGGTGCCCTTTTATTcactgctggtgacatcatctcGATATGTGTAGAGCGAGCTCTAACCACAAGTGCCACATTGATTCTGAAAAGAAACCGATTCTAACCCATCATATTCTCCAAGGCTGCAACTAGTGATTATTTGGATAAGTGACTAATAACAGACTAGAGGTCAATCAATAGTGGATTTTGTCAATACCGATAACTAGGGTGGTGGAAATGATGAAACCGATTAATCGTAATAGTTTTTAAGACCGATTCATAGAATGTAACAACATTTTCTGTCAGCACAGACAGAGAGgccagagtccaaaatgaataaaatcccagatgtagtttaaccaaaatgataatcccagtgataaatcagaaataaattggATGCATAACGTGGGATGTTTAACAATAAACAAGCTTGAAACACAATTATCAGAGGAACACAGAGGAATGAAACAAACATCGGCATGAATTAAGCAGATAATCAATGGTTTCAAAAAGAAACTATTGGCaacgattaatctgtaaaactgtaATTTCGGTCTACCTCtggtggattttgcagataacaGATTAATCTGACGATATAGTTTCAAATGGATTCAttgattgttattttttttttgccttaactTAATGTGacggacaaataaaaaaaataggccCTCTCTCACTTTTTGTGTTCAATTAATTTTCCAAAAGTTCTTTTTCTCCGACATTTTCTTTTAGAGTGCGAGCTACATTGTTATCTTCCTTTCCAGCTGTGTCAAGCTCTTAGTAAGCAGcatgaaaatagttttttttacaatttacttCACATGATGTCAGACGAGATCTCAGATTTAAGGGCCTTTGAGACTGACTAGGAAAACAACATAGATTACAAACATCAGCTCAGTCTCAGTGCAAAGCCTCCAAAGAAGATTGTCAATATGGCATAATCCACTTTCAGGCCTTTTTATGGATGCTGCCCATATGTGCATAGGATTGCACTACTGTGTTCAACCCTAAAGGCTTTAGAAGAAAGCACTGCACTTCCAAACCAGGTATATTTTTGCTGCGATTTCAGGTTTCTGGACAAATATGTAAACAGGAACTCCTGCCCTGTTCTGCAGGCTGATTTATCCAGAAGTTATGTAACAGGAATGGGGTGGACAGAGTCGACTGTGCAAAGCCAGAGAGAATAAAAGACAAAATATCCCATTATGTCATATTGTGGATGATCATACACAGTGGAGTCGGAATGGGGGAGGCGGTAGAGAGGTCAGCAGAGGCAACCATGACTCAGTCTCTgctaaaacaaattaaatctcCTACCCATCAAATAATCTTATATCTCAGATGATTAAATGATCACACTCAGACACAAAGAGAGTGAAGACTGTTACACAACAGCAAGAGTTTCCTCACATCCTTAATGTAGCTCTGTATGTCTTTGTCTGACTATATGTAGGCCATTTCTGCAGGCTAGCCTTTTCCAATCAATTCTGGTCTGTTGCACTTAGGGGCATTCAACCCTATAAAACAGACCAGCAATTGGCCAAAcaagtttgtgtgagtgtgtatagtgaATGAAAGGGTGTGAATGTCCGttatgaataaatgtgtttatttgggaTGAGTTTGGTTTGTGAAGTGTGTCAGTTTGAAAAGGGGGCACGCGGATATGCGTGCTTAAGCAGAAAGGACCGCCCTGCTGTTTGTTTGCCATTTAATTGGTTTAAAACTGTTGAGGATGCAGGGATAAAATGGAGATTTGCCAAGTATCAGGGACTTGGACTCAAGCCagaccaaaacacacaaacacacattcataaatgtctgaaacaacatttaaaaactgGACTTCCAGAACTTTCCACCAGCACAAAACAAATAATCAGCTACAAATTCCAGATGTCCAAGTTCAACTTACTGGTATTTATGTGCATTCCAGAACTTTAGTTTAACCAAAATATCTGCATTCCTAAGAGAAAACAGGATACCTTTCTTTGGCAGTCCTCGTCCTTTCCCCATCCTTGACCTCCTGTTAAGCAGTTTGCCCTTAGGACTGGTGGGTGGAACCGCAGTCCGGACCACTTCCCCATTATCGCTGAGCGAGTCGCCCCGGCCCGAGTCCCGGGAGGAGTTCTTCCTCAGACGTCTCTTCACCTTGGCTTTGAGTCTCGCCTCCTGAATGGTGCCAGTGGGGGCCGCTATCCAGTTTCCATTGACCTCATTGTCAACATTTCTAGTTAAGGTGCTTTCCTCGTCTCCAGAGGGGAAAGAGTCACTCGGATCGGCAGCCCCTGTGGAAGGAAAGGATGACAACTGTGTTAAGACTATTGGCGGGAAGCAGCAAACTGTGATGTAGATGATCAGCTTTTGAAAATGAATGTACATCAAAGGATTTTAAATATCTAGTACAAGAATTTTAAACATATATAATATGAAAATAGGTATTGCATTAGCaattactctttaaaaaaaaaaaaaaaaaaaagagcttggGGTGCCTTGCTGAACTCATATGGTGATGTCAAAATTGTAAATTCAATTCTAATAAAACGCACTAATAAAATGAAAACCTTGAATGCAATGTAATCTGCttgagatttaaaataaaaaaaaagatgacaaatgcataaatgaaaatgtacaatacagggctccagactgtgactaaaataGTCTCAAACACgtccaaaaataattgattgcaacaataaataaaatgtcgCCATTggtgacagtcgggttgtgtgcgttcatatgcggttttgtaagatatcatcttgtgagcaGAAGCAAGCAAGTTTTCtttcaggataaccttgtacgtggcttgagtTATGAGTCCTTCACAAACATGAATCAGCCCAGTTCCagtcttgctgaagcacccccagaccatcaacgatcctccacctggtcgtctaatggttagatggagacctggagaggcctttaAGCCACAGAGCACCCACTGTAACATTTGTGGGTGatcatttttttctctccagaagaacaatgctccatgccacacagccaggtcaatcaatgtgtggatggaggaccaacGGAACAAGACcgtgtcatggccagcccaatctccagatctgaaccccattgaaaacctctggaatatgatcaagaggaagaaggatgaagatgctgactaccacccctggagtcatgagttcgaatccagggcatgctgagtgactccagccaggttccctaaccaaccaaattggcctggttgctatggagggtagtcacatggggcaaAAGGTGAGTTGTGaatggatgcagcggagaatagcgtaaAAGCCTTTACATGCGccatgtctctgtggtaacgcgctcaacaagccacgtgattagatgtgcggattgatgatctcagacacggaggcaactgaggttcgtcctctgccacccgaattgaggcgagtcactacgccaccatgaggatttaagAGTGTGCTGGgaattggcattccaaattgtggagaaaagggatggccacaagccataaaacaaagccgagctgcttgaatttttgtgccaggagtggcataaattcactcaaaagcaatgtgaaagactagtagagagcatgccaagacccatgaaatctgtgattaaaaatcagggttattacaacaaatactgatttctgaactcttcctaagtttaAACATTAgtaatgtgttgtttaaaaatttatatgaacttgttttctttgcattattcaaagtctgaaaacacagcatctttgtcattttgaaatgtcattttctgcaaataaatgctcaaaatgacaatatttttaattggaatttgggagaaatgttggcAGTACTTTATAGAATCAAAATGATTATAATTTTACTCAGACACATTCCCATTAATAGCAAATCCAGAAAGagactgataattttgcagtgctctgtgtgcgtgtataatatatatatatatatttttttttaagcctgtagatttaacgcgttaattcagtgcgattcattttacaaaattaatcgcatgcccatggaccataataaggaagattccagagaaatgcaagcttgtagtaccacccgtttactacagaggacagtaagtgatatttcagctgtatgagcaacacacagtttatacagtgaagaaaaaacttcagtaggcagaacaacacaaacatgtactatgttcttgcattcaaaagacttgaaggagcgcaaatgcgatcttagggatctcaagatgtgtttaatgattgatataaatatgtataatcattataaatTGAGATATtgttatgaggggctttctcagtaaatatttgtatatgcgattaatcgcgttTAATTAACTgcgacaccatgtaattaatttgataaaaatgttaatcgattgacagcatatatgagatccagcttttgacacttgggaCCATTGAGGGACTCATACACAACTATAACACAagatgcaaacattcattgatatGAATACTATACTTTATGcaattatctgtaatgtagattctgaagagcagtactaaataagaAAATCTTTTATCTaacatatttgtataaattatgaaaggggtgtgaacatttgagacaaaagggaatgcatttttcccttttattaaacctcagattaaGGAGTTATCCgctgttatttttttcttctgctttctatctaaatacagcaattctgtgatttggtgactaaaaacttTAGTTTAATGCtttagtttaggagccaatggctccttgggtcattttttagtctggagccctgcaatAGCAAACCAGCATTTATGAGAGTAAAAACATGTTACTCTTGACCTTTTGCACACGCTTATCACTACAAATACCAAATATTTCTACAGCACTGACCCAGAAACAGTTAGTAGGCCATAAAACCACTACAAACTGAAATAACTATCAACTTACCAACAGGGTTTGCATTGAGCCATGCCTCACAATCCGTTGACATTGTAGAAAAATTTAGTTTTACAGCGTATGAATTGCGTCTTTGCACCTAGAATGTCAAAAATAACATTAATACACTTCTTTCTACGCAAAGCATAAATGAAGGAATAAATGAAAACATGGACTGCAGTCAGCTGCTCCAATCAGCTTCGTCCATCTGGCTCATAACACAAGCCCAATGCAATGAATGGTTAGCATTAACGGTCCCAAACAAAGTGTTTAGGCAAATAAGTCACATGTTTTACATCAACTGTAATTAACACTTCTTATATGCGATGAAACGTATGCATTTAATGATTGGCGATAAGTGCACGCGCAAAAGCACGAGcgcaacataaacataaacaaagccTGGGGACGAGCAACGAACAAATGCTGTTCTTTTGATTAATTTGATGCCGCTGGCAACCCAACTTAAATTAAACTCTTATATATCGCGAAATATgctcatttaaaacaacaaataGTCGATAAAGGACAAATCCTGCTAACCTGCTTTATCGCGTAGTCCAAGTTCAGCGGACGTACTTTCAGTGGATGTTGATTTTGTGTTCTCTGCCCAGCAACTAGATAGCGTCATACTTTCCTCTGAGCATTTTGATTGGCTAGAATAATGGAGGCGGATTATTAAGTGGCCAATGAAAAATAAGATGCGATGAGGCAGGTCTTTCTCGCATTTTCGACGGGGTGTTCGGCTTGTTCCGCCGCCCGGTGTTCGTCACTGGAACGGCAGTAATCATTATGTAATAGTTTGCGCATATATGAGCAGGAGGTAACTCTGCTATTTTTTAACTGAcccattaaaataattgttgatgggaaaaaaatatttaatgatggATCATGGTCGTAAAACCATCATTGTATCAAATGTCTTTGTAAGGGAAAGGACATCACTAATAtacaaattcaaaacaatgttcttaccATCCTTATGCATTTATTGCTATTACTGTATGTTAgatcgatctatcgatctatctatctatctgtctggctggctggctgcctgcctgcctgtcatTTGCTTTGTCTATCTTTCTATCAGTGGCTCAATCTATTAGCTATATCAATTGTTGTCTATCAATATTTTTTGCTCTATAGTTCTGTCTATCATTTTGTTGCTCTGTCATTTactctatcattctgtctattGTTATCGTTAATGTCCTATCCATCGTTCACTTGATTCTATCCATCGTTTTGTTGCACTGTCGTTTGCTCTGTAGTTCCATCTATCATTTTGTTGCTCTATCGTTTGCTCTGTAGTTCCAGCTATCGTTCACTTGATCGTTCTATCTATCGTTTTATAGCTTTATCATTCTATCTATTGTTATCATTATGGTTCGCTCTATCGTTCACTTGATCATTCTATCTATCGTTTTGTtgctctatcattctatctattgtTATCATTATCGTTCGCTCTATCGTTCCATCTATCGTTCACTTGATCATTCTATCTATCGCTTCGTtgctctgtcattctatctattgtTATAGTTATCATTTTCTCATCATTCACACTATCGTTCAATCTATCATTCACTTGATCATTATATCTATAGTTTTGTTTCTCTATCATtcgctctgtcgttctatctattgttagctctatcattcgctctatcattctatctatcgttcgctctgttgttctatctattgtcagctctatcattctatctattgttagctctatcattcgctctgtcgttctatctatttTTAGTTCTATCATTCGCcctgtcgttctatctattgtCAGCTCTATTATTCGCTCTGTTGTTCTATCTATTGTCagctctatcattctatctacCATTCgttctgtcgttctatctattgttagctctatcattcgctctgtcgttctatctatttTTAGCTCAATCATTCTATCTACCATTCGCTCTGTTGTTCTATCTATTGTCagctctatcattctatctacCATTCgttctgtcgttctatctatttTTAGTTCTATCATTCACcctgtcgttctatctattgtcagctctatcattctatctaccattcgctctgtcgttctatctattgttagctctatcattcgctctgtcgttctatctatttTTAGCTCAATCATTCTATCTACCATtcgctctgtcgttctatctattgttagctctatcattcgctctgtcgttctatctatttttagctctatcattcgctctgtcgttctatctatttTTAGCTCTATCATTCGCTGTCCTTATCTATTGTTagctctatcattctatctaccattcgctctgtcgttctatctattgttagctctatcattcgctctgtcgttctatctattgttagctttatcattcgctctgtcgttctatctattgttagctctatcattcactctgtcattctatctattttTAGCTCTATCATTCGCTGTCCTTCTATCTAGTGATAGCTCTATCATtcgctctgtcgttctatctattgttagctctatcattctatctatcgttcactctgtcgttctatctattgttagctctagcattcgctctgtcgttctatctattgttagctctagcattcgctctgtcgttctatctattgttagctctagcattcgctctgtcgttctatctattgttagctctagcattcgctctgtcgttctatctattgttagctctaccattcgctctgtcgttctatctattgtCAGCGCTAGCATTcgctctgtcattctatctattgtcagctctatcattcgctctgtcgttctatctattgtcagctctatcattcgctctgtcgttctatctattgttAGCTCTATCATTCGCTCTGTCCTTCTATCTATTGCCAGCTCTATTCTATCTATCGTTCGCTCTGTCGTTCTAGCTATTGTTAGCTCTAGCATTCGCTCTATCATTCGCTCTTCATTCTATCTATTGCCAGCTCTATCGTtcgctctgtcgttctatctattgccagctctatcattcgctctgtcattctatctattgccagctctatcattcgctctgtcattctatctattgcCAGCTCTATCATTCtctctgtcgttctatctattgttagctctatcattctatctattaTTCGCTCTGTTGTTCTATCTATTGTTagctctatcattctatctatcattcgctctatcattctatctattgttagctctatcattctatctatcattcgctctgtcgttctatctattgcCAGCTCTATCATTCTCTCTGTTGTGCTCTATCATTCaatctgtcgttctatctattgcCAGCTCTATCATTCtctctgtcgttctatctattgtCAGCTCTATTATtcgctctgtcgttctatctattgtcagctctatcattctatctatt from Xyrauchen texanus isolate HMW12.3.18 chromosome 50, RBS_HiC_50CHRs, whole genome shotgun sequence includes:
- the LOC127641140 gene encoding programmed cell death protein 4-like; translation: MSTDCEAWLNANPVGAADPSDSFPSGDEESTLTRNVDNEVNGNWIAAPTGTIQEARLKAKVKRRLRKNSSRDSGRGDSLSDNGEVVRTAVPPTSPKGKLLNRRSRMGKGRGLPKKGGAGGKGVWGTPGVVYDEDKVDFKDPNYDAEQENCVYETVVLPLDEETFEKTVTPIVQEYFEHGDANEVAELLAEINLGDMRGDVPMLAVSLALEAKASHRELTSQLLSELCGRVLVTTDVEASFHKLLKDLPDLVLDTPGAPQMLGQFIARAVADNILLKGFIDGYKGRVDCDYARAALDRAAVLLRMSRWNGLRIDNLWGSGGGQRPVNQLIKEVTLLLKEYLLSGDSLEAERCLRELEVPHFHHEFVYEAIIMVLESKGDRTLQMILQLLKSLCASTVITVDQLRRGFERVYLDMADISIDVPCASALLEKFVEQSFNAGVINKKLRDLCPCRGRKRFISEGDGGRLKIETYGV